From a single Natronorubrum tibetense GA33 genomic region:
- a CDS encoding Rrf2 family transcriptional regulator, whose translation MSSIELTPSQKKILRALTNLHKESESAIKGEDIADQVDRNPGTIRNQMQSLKALQLVEGVPGPKGGYKPTAAAYEALEIQQMDDPASVPLEHEGNPVQDVIVEEIDLSSVHHPELCRAEIHMQGSMGEIHEDDSVTVGPTPLSKLVIEGRVDGKDDTNNILILRIEDMVAPAEEPAH comes from the coding sequence ATGTCATCCATCGAACTCACCCCCAGCCAGAAGAAGATCCTCCGCGCATTGACGAATCTCCACAAGGAGTCCGAATCCGCAATCAAAGGCGAGGATATCGCCGACCAGGTCGACCGGAACCCCGGAACGATCCGCAACCAGATGCAGAGTCTCAAGGCCTTGCAGCTGGTCGAGGGTGTACCAGGCCCGAAAGGTGGCTACAAGCCGACCGCCGCAGCCTACGAGGCCCTCGAGATCCAGCAGATGGACGATCCGGCCTCCGTCCCGCTCGAGCACGAGGGTAACCCCGTCCAGGACGTCATCGTCGAGGAGATCGATCTCTCGAGCGTCCACCACCCCGAACTCTGCCGCGCCGAGATTCACATGCAGGGCTCGATGGGCGAGATTCACGAGGACGATTCGGTCACCGTCGGCCCGACGCCGCTGTCGAAACTGGTCATCGAGGGCCGCGTCGACGGCAAGGACGACACCAACAACATTCTCATCCTGCGGATCGAAGACATGGTCGCGCCTGCCGAAGAGCCTGCACACTGA